One genomic region from Listeria monocytogenes encodes:
- a CDS encoding ABC transporter ATP-binding protein codes for MTKVLTFENISYWYKTKDESILNDINYDFEAGVFYTVVGSSGSGKTTFLSLAGGLDTQKEGDIYYKGSSLKSIGLQQFRNKYVSIVFQSYNLLTYMTALQNVTTAMEITHVNQPDKKAFALSMLEKVGITEEMARQKVLTLSGGQQQRVSIARALCCETELIVADEPTGNLDERTSKEVVTLFQDLAHKEGKCVIMVTHDPEIAKVSDVKLTLKNGSFVEKKQSTNSLINS; via the coding sequence ATGACCAAAGTATTAACGTTTGAAAATATTTCTTATTGGTATAAAACGAAAGACGAATCGATTTTAAATGATATCAATTATGATTTTGAAGCTGGTGTTTTTTACACGGTAGTCGGAAGTTCCGGCTCAGGGAAAACAACCTTTTTATCCCTTGCAGGAGGGCTCGATACGCAAAAAGAGGGTGATATCTATTATAAAGGTAGTTCACTTAAAAGCATTGGCCTACAACAATTTAGAAATAAATATGTCTCGATTGTTTTCCAAAGCTATAATTTGTTAACATATATGACCGCTCTTCAAAATGTAACGACTGCAATGGAAATTACCCATGTAAATCAACCAGATAAAAAGGCCTTTGCACTGAGTATGCTAGAAAAAGTGGGCATCACAGAAGAAATGGCGCGGCAAAAAGTATTGACGTTAAGTGGTGGGCAACAACAACGGGTTTCGATTGCTCGAGCCCTTTGCTGCGAAACAGAATTGATTGTAGCAGATGAGCCGACTGGGAATTTGGATGAACGTACTAGTAAAGAAGTAGTTACCTTATTCCAAGATTTAGCTCACAAAGAAGGTAAATGCGTTATTATGGTGACACATGATCCTGAGATTGCAAAAGTATCAGATGTAAAACTAACACTTAAAAATGGAAGCTTTGTTGAAAAGAAACAATCAACGAATAGTCTAATAAACAGTTGA
- a CDS encoding ABC transporter permease yields the protein MNFFKRAWLSMKARKGRSVLQLIIFTVVCVLILSGFTIQSAADKASELAREQLGGTVTLTVDREKQMQAMRDEAASSDSSSTESKPQFESSPIDVSDANELAKLNHVASYNYYSSTQALASGFDPIESSGDTSSSSDETSTTTETQGPGGGQGGPQMVDADLSISGLLDSATSTDFEAGTSELTSGVAITSADKDKNVAMVEENLAEENDWKVGDSFTVTSSDGNTKVTLKIVGIYKTTDSGSDMAQNFSFLNPYNKVYVPYTVANTIKGSNYKNTVDSAVYTMDDAANISAFEKEAKKVDSIDWDTFKLDANDTLYQQMIGPINSVASFSKNVVYIVSIAGALILGLLVMMQVRDRKYEMGVLLAIGEKRGKLIAQFFVEILIVALVSFGLAAASSHYVAQLAGNQLLAQQNSSTNETTTSTENRGPGGGGQGGPGGFGESVSNLTKNTEQIKELDIQVTLEDMLKMGGIGIGIAFISVLLPAALVLRMNPKTILTKQE from the coding sequence ATGAATTTTTTTAAGAGAGCATGGCTCAGCATGAAAGCGAGAAAAGGAAGATCTGTTTTACAATTAATTATTTTCACAGTCGTCTGTGTACTTATTTTATCAGGCTTTACCATTCAATCTGCCGCAGATAAAGCAAGCGAGTTGGCAAGAGAACAACTTGGCGGAACGGTAACACTGACTGTTGACCGAGAAAAACAAATGCAGGCAATGCGAGACGAGGCTGCAAGTAGTGACAGCAGTTCCACAGAATCCAAACCTCAATTTGAGAGCAGCCCGATAGATGTTAGTGATGCTAATGAATTAGCGAAATTAAATCATGTAGCAAGTTATAATTATTATTCTAGTACACAAGCTTTAGCATCCGGATTTGATCCAATTGAGTCTTCTGGAGATACATCTTCTTCCAGCGATGAAACATCCACAACAACCGAAACACAAGGACCAGGAGGCGGCCAAGGTGGACCGCAAATGGTAGATGCTGATTTAAGTATTAGTGGATTACTTGATTCTGCAACTAGCACTGATTTTGAAGCAGGAACTAGTGAATTAACAAGTGGTGTGGCAATTACTTCCGCTGACAAAGATAAAAATGTAGCTATGGTAGAAGAAAATTTAGCAGAAGAAAATGATTGGAAAGTTGGCGATTCTTTCACTGTCACATCTAGTGATGGCAATACCAAAGTAACATTAAAAATCGTTGGTATTTATAAAACAACAGATTCTGGAAGTGATATGGCACAAAACTTCTCTTTCCTAAATCCTTATAATAAAGTATATGTTCCTTATACAGTAGCTAATACAATTAAGGGTTCCAACTATAAAAACACGGTAGACTCAGCTGTTTATACAATGGATGATGCGGCTAATATTTCTGCTTTTGAAAAAGAAGCGAAAAAAGTTGATAGCATTGATTGGGATACATTTAAATTAGATGCCAATGATACACTTTACCAACAAATGATTGGACCAATTAACAGTGTCGCATCTTTCTCTAAAAATGTTGTCTATATTGTCAGCATTGCCGGAGCGCTCATCTTAGGTTTACTTGTAATGATGCAAGTACGCGATCGCAAATACGAAATGGGCGTACTTCTAGCTATCGGTGAAAAACGTGGTAAATTAATCGCGCAATTCTTTGTTGAAATTTTAATTGTAGCTCTAGTCTCCTTTGGGTTAGCTGCTGCAAGTAGTCATTATGTAGCGCAATTAGCTGGAAATCAATTACTGGCACAACAAAATTCATCTACTAACGAAACAACGACTTCCACAGAAAACCGTGGTCCTGGTGGTGGCGGCCAAGGCGGTCCGGGTGGATTTGGTGAGAGTGTGAGCAACTTGACGAAAAACACGGAACAAATCAAAGAATTAGACATTCAAGTAACATTAGAAGATATGCTAAAAATGGGCGGAATTGGGATCGGAATTGCCTTTATCTCTGTTCTTTTACCAGCTGCACTCGTTCTTCGTATGAATCCAAAAACAATTCTAACTAAACAGGAGTAG
- the pieR gene encoding two component system response regulator PieR, translated as MKLLMIEDNVSVCEMIEMFFMKEEINATFVHDAKMGYEAFFKDDYDIAIIDLMLPNMDGMTICRKIREVSDVPIIILTAKESESDQVLGLEMGADDYVTKPFSPLTLMARIKAVTRRKNSATSTENNEDILETTYFKISKRTREIFYQDELLDALTPKEFDLLYFLMQHPRQVFSREQLPEQVWGYQFYGDERTVDVHIKRLRQKIATETKPFLHTVWGVGYKFDETE; from the coding sequence ATGAAATTACTTATGATAGAAGATAATGTAAGTGTCTGTGAAATGATAGAAATGTTCTTTATGAAAGAAGAAATTAATGCTACATTTGTTCATGATGCCAAAATGGGTTATGAAGCGTTTTTTAAAGATGATTATGATATTGCGATTATTGACCTAATGCTTCCTAATATGGACGGAATGACCATTTGCCGTAAAATCCGTGAAGTAAGCGATGTGCCAATTATCATTTTAACGGCTAAAGAGTCAGAATCCGATCAAGTGCTTGGTCTCGAAATGGGCGCAGATGACTATGTAACAAAACCATTTAGCCCACTTACTTTAATGGCTCGAATTAAAGCTGTTACACGCCGCAAAAATAGTGCCACTTCTACAGAAAATAATGAAGATATCCTAGAAACAACTTATTTTAAAATTAGTAAACGCACACGCGAAATTTTTTATCAAGATGAGCTACTTGATGCTCTAACACCTAAAGAATTCGATTTACTATATTTTTTGATGCAACATCCACGACAAGTGTTTTCAAGAGAACAATTGCCGGAACAAGTTTGGGGTTATCAGTTCTACGGAGATGAGCGCACAGTGGACGTTCACATCAAACGTTTACGCCAAAAAATCGCCACCGAAACAAAGCCATTTTTGCACACCGTCTGGGGTGTTGGCTACAAATTTGATGAAACGGAATGA
- the pieS gene encoding two component system sensor histidine kinase PieS gives MKQMKFKYAYQLFFTQFIILLIACIMIGVLVSHSLKDYFYQSQVDDLTSYGQTISRDIRYSPQDATMQVLNTYQRILDVKKIHYTIKNANDETIYPTQMNQPLPKDFSISADDKKKLESGETVSKKIDNRFNKEMTIVYVPIMNGDKFVGSIVLNSPISGTEQVIGTINRYMFYTILLSITVALILSAILSKLQVNRINKLRAATKDVIQGNYNARLKENNFDEIGALAIDFNKMTQTLETSQEEIERQEKRRRQFIADVSHEMRTPLTTISGLTEGLVNDIIPKSETDRCIALIDTEARRLTKLVNENLDYEKIRSNKIKLQKTRFNGKEFLELIKEQLDYVASEKGNTITVAIDKDMAIYADYDRLTQVFINIVKNSVQFTENGQITLTGTQDYKESVLTITDTGIGMNTEELEQIWERFYKADMSRTNTAFGESGIGLSIVKQLIEYHDGSITVTSEPNKGTSFTIRLPFFQDNEQ, from the coding sequence ATGAAGCAAATGAAATTTAAATATGCTTACCAATTATTTTTCACACAATTTATCATTTTACTCATTGCTTGTATTATGATTGGGGTGCTTGTCTCCCACTCATTAAAAGATTATTTTTACCAAAGCCAAGTAGATGACTTAACAAGTTATGGGCAAACGATTTCCAGGGATATTCGTTATTCGCCACAAGATGCAACGATGCAAGTTTTGAACACGTATCAGCGAATTTTAGATGTAAAAAAAATTCATTATACAATCAAGAATGCCAACGACGAAACCATTTATCCAACACAGATGAATCAGCCTTTACCTAAGGATTTCTCTATTTCTGCGGATGATAAGAAAAAGCTTGAAAGTGGTGAAACGGTTAGTAAGAAAATAGATAATCGCTTTAACAAAGAAATGACAATTGTGTACGTCCCAATAATGAATGGCGATAAATTTGTCGGTTCTATCGTGCTGAATTCACCCATTAGCGGTACGGAGCAAGTAATTGGCACGATTAACCGCTATATGTTCTACACTATTTTACTTTCTATAACGGTAGCACTTATTCTTAGCGCAATCTTGTCCAAACTACAAGTAAATCGAATCAACAAACTACGAGCAGCGACAAAAGACGTTATTCAAGGCAATTACAACGCTCGCTTGAAGGAAAATAATTTTGATGAAATTGGTGCACTCGCCATTGATTTCAATAAAATGACACAAACCCTTGAAACATCTCAAGAAGAAATTGAACGACAAGAGAAACGGAGACGCCAGTTTATTGCTGATGTTTCTCATGAAATGCGCACCCCGCTCACAACGATTAGTGGCCTCACGGAAGGTTTAGTAAATGATATTATCCCAAAAAGTGAAACAGATCGTTGCATAGCACTCATTGATACAGAAGCTAGACGTTTAACGAAACTAGTCAATGAAAATTTAGATTATGAAAAAATACGCAGTAACAAAATCAAGCTTCAAAAAACACGTTTTAACGGTAAGGAATTCCTTGAGTTAATCAAAGAACAACTCGATTATGTAGCAAGCGAAAAAGGTAACACTATTACTGTTGCTATTGATAAAGACATGGCGATTTACGCAGATTACGATCGTTTAACACAAGTATTTATCAATATCGTCAAAAACAGTGTCCAATTTACTGAAAATGGTCAGATTACTCTAACTGGCACACAAGATTATAAAGAATCTGTTTTAACGATAACAGATACTGGGATTGGTATGAATACTGAGGAATTAGAACAAATTTGGGAAAGGTTTTATAAAGCAGATATGTCTCGAACAAATACAGCTTTTGGCGAATCTGGTATTGGCTTATCCATTGTGAAGCAGTTAATTGAATATCACGATGGATCAATTACGGTGACTAGTGAACCAAATAAAGGTACTTCATTTACTATTCGCCTTCCTTTTTTCCAAGATAACGAACAATAA
- a CDS encoding ATP-dependent RecD-like DNA helicase, which produces MAEQESLALFDDTTEELFMKGTMLSTIFYNAENLFSVVRILVKETNADWDEKDIIVTGFFPALHEQEVYTFYGKMQEHAKFGQQFKADRFRKEMPQSRAGLINYLSGELFKGIGKVTAENIVDTIGDDAITKILSDPSLLNTVPKLPSGAAESLLASLRENQGLEHVMVGLNEYGFGPQLSMKIFQAYKQNAIEVLENNPYKLIEDVKGIGFQRADELGRKLGLGGNHPERLRAGILFMLDSVCMQQGHVYMEQEVLLGEVTYLLEESEGIRIDQSILVAQVEKLAEEQKIITENTRVYMPSLYYSESGFAYHVKRMLKQTEYQEQFPQSEFLLALGELEERIGVHYGDSQRQALEQALMSPMLVLTGGPGTGKTTVIKGIVELYAELNGVSLDPHAYKDGATFPVLLAAPTGRAAKRMSESTGLPAMTIHRLLGMNGQEQMDDDAERLIDGRLLIVDEMSMVDIWLANQLFRALPAHMQVVLVGDQDQLPSVGPGQVLKDILQSEQIPTVALSDIYRQKDGSSIIEMAHYIKEGMLPADFTKNSADRSFFHCTVNQIGDVVEQVVKNAKNKGFRAKDIQVLAPMYRGPAGIDILNKKLQEIFNPNDTGRRKEVQYGDIKYRVHDKVLQLINQPEKNVFNGDIGEIVSIIYAKENTEKQDLIVVQFDQTEVSYYRQEFNQLTHAYCCSIHKAQGSEFPIVIMPIVRSYYRMLRRDLLYTGVTRSKQFLILCGEEEAFRMGIERIDENKRNTTLSERLMSEDVLLEQMTNKRILTAENITEIDPMIGMEGITPEQFMVG; this is translated from the coding sequence ATGGCTGAACAAGAATCACTCGCCTTATTTGATGATACAACAGAAGAACTTTTCATGAAGGGCACGATGTTGTCTACCATTTTTTACAATGCCGAAAACCTCTTTTCTGTCGTACGAATATTGGTAAAAGAAACAAATGCGGATTGGGACGAAAAAGATATTATCGTAACTGGCTTTTTCCCAGCACTCCACGAACAAGAAGTCTACACTTTCTACGGAAAAATGCAGGAACATGCTAAATTTGGTCAACAATTCAAAGCAGACCGGTTTCGTAAAGAAATGCCACAATCACGCGCTGGTTTAATTAATTATCTTTCTGGAGAACTTTTTAAAGGAATTGGTAAAGTAACCGCTGAAAATATTGTGGATACGATTGGCGATGATGCTATTACGAAAATTTTATCCGATCCGAGTTTGTTAAACACGGTACCTAAGTTGCCATCCGGTGCAGCGGAAAGTTTGCTTGCTTCTCTTAGAGAAAATCAGGGATTAGAGCATGTGATGGTCGGTTTAAACGAATATGGCTTTGGCCCGCAATTATCCATGAAAATTTTCCAGGCCTATAAACAAAATGCTATTGAAGTGCTAGAGAATAATCCTTATAAATTGATTGAGGACGTAAAAGGGATTGGTTTTCAACGTGCCGATGAGCTTGGACGGAAACTCGGTCTTGGCGGGAATCATCCAGAACGGCTTCGCGCAGGGATTTTATTTATGTTAGATTCGGTTTGTATGCAACAAGGTCACGTATACATGGAGCAAGAGGTTCTGCTTGGAGAAGTGACATATTTGCTAGAAGAAAGTGAAGGCATTCGAATTGACCAAAGTATTTTAGTAGCTCAAGTAGAAAAATTGGCCGAGGAACAAAAGATTATTACGGAAAACACACGCGTATACATGCCGTCGCTCTATTATTCAGAGAGTGGCTTTGCATATCATGTTAAGCGAATGCTTAAACAAACAGAATACCAAGAACAATTTCCACAATCCGAATTTTTACTAGCTCTAGGAGAATTAGAAGAAAGGATTGGCGTTCATTACGGAGACTCACAACGACAGGCTTTAGAACAAGCTTTAATGTCTCCGATGCTCGTACTTACTGGTGGTCCTGGAACAGGGAAAACAACGGTCATTAAAGGGATAGTGGAGCTGTATGCGGAACTAAATGGTGTGAGTCTTGATCCCCATGCTTACAAAGATGGAGCGACTTTCCCCGTTCTTCTTGCTGCTCCAACTGGTCGTGCCGCTAAACGGATGTCAGAGTCAACTGGACTTCCTGCGATGACTATTCACCGTCTACTCGGAATGAATGGTCAAGAACAAATGGATGATGATGCAGAAAGACTGATTGATGGACGACTGTTGATTGTGGATGAGATGTCGATGGTTGATATTTGGCTTGCTAATCAATTATTCCGTGCTTTACCAGCGCACATGCAAGTGGTACTCGTTGGCGACCAAGATCAGTTGCCTTCAGTCGGACCGGGTCAAGTACTCAAAGATATTCTGCAATCTGAACAAATTCCAACTGTAGCTCTTTCAGATATTTATCGCCAAAAGGATGGTTCTTCCATTATCGAAATGGCGCATTATATAAAAGAAGGCATGTTGCCAGCTGATTTCACCAAAAATAGCGCCGATCGCTCCTTTTTTCATTGCACGGTAAATCAAATTGGTGATGTGGTCGAACAAGTGGTAAAAAATGCAAAAAACAAAGGGTTTCGAGCAAAAGATATCCAAGTTTTAGCACCAATGTATCGTGGTCCCGCAGGCATTGATATTTTAAATAAAAAACTACAAGAAATCTTCAATCCAAATGATACAGGGCGTCGTAAAGAAGTTCAATACGGTGACATAAAGTATCGCGTGCATGACAAAGTACTGCAATTGATTAATCAACCAGAGAAAAATGTGTTTAACGGTGATATCGGTGAAATTGTTTCTATAATCTACGCCAAAGAAAATACCGAAAAACAAGATCTGATTGTCGTTCAATTTGACCAAACAGAGGTTTCTTACTATAGGCAAGAATTTAATCAATTGACCCATGCTTATTGTTGTTCGATTCATAAAGCGCAGGGAAGTGAATTTCCGATTGTGATTATGCCGATTGTCCGCAGTTACTACCGGATGTTACGTCGCGATTTACTCTACACTGGAGTAACGCGGAGTAAACAATTTCTCATTCTTTGCGGGGAAGAAGAAGCTTTTCGAATGGGGATAGAACGAATTGATGAAAATAAGCGTAATACAACACTCTCTGAACGTTTAATGAGCGAAGATGTTTTATTAGAACAAATGACGAATAAACGAATTCTCACTGCTGAAAACATTACGGAAATTGATCCGATGATTGGAATGGAAGGGATTACTCCAGAACAGTTTATGGTAGGATAA